In Oryza glaberrima chromosome 8, OglaRS2, whole genome shotgun sequence, the following are encoded in one genomic region:
- the LOC127781185 gene encoding fatty acid desaturase 4, chloroplastic-like, which yields MYAMTPRCHLPPPCRAASTTPATSTALSTPPPSRAGPDELRSTWAHRAWTLAGSAAVLSSLSTSATLATADADANGAAAAFAAPLAAALAAYSLADLATGVYHWLVDNYGDADTPVLGPQIAAFQGHHRHPSTITRREPCNNLHALARAVALALPPAGAALAAAGAPASAHAFAAVFAACVVLSQQFHAWAHGNPRRLPPGVGAMQRAGVLVSRAQHGAHHRAPYDNNYCIVSGMWNATLDRHRVFEAMEMVVFLRTGVRPRSWDEPDAAWTEDYDETAAVAGGDTSLDTQ from the coding sequence ATGTACGCCATGACGCCGCGCTGCCATctcccgccgccgtgccgcgcggcctccacgacgccggcgacgtcgacggcgctgagcacgccgccgccgtcacgcgCCGGCCCGGACGAGCTGCGCTCCACGTGGGCGCACCGCGCGTGGACGCTTGCCGGCTCGGCCGCCgtgctctcctccctctccacctccgccaccctcgccaccgccgacgccgacgccaacggcgcggcggccgccttcgccgcgccgctcgccgccgcgctggccgcctactccctcgccgacctcgccacGGGCGTCTACCACTGGCTCGTCGACAACTACGGCGACGCCGACACCCCGGTGCTCGGCCCCCAGATCGCCGCGTTCCagggccaccaccgccacccctcCACCATCACGCGGCGGGAGCCGTGCAACAACCTGCACGCCCtggcgcgcgccgtcgcgctcgccctcccgcccgccggcgccgccctcgccgccgcgggcgcgccCGCGTCCGCGcacgccttcgccgccgtgttcgcgGCGTGCGTGGTGCTCAGCCAGCAGTTCCACGCGTGGGCGCACGGCAACCCGCGACGGCTGCCCCCCGGCGTCGGGGCGATGCAGCGCGCCGGCGTGCTCGTGTCGCGCGCCCAGCACGGCGCGCACCACCGCGCGCCGTACGACAACAACTACTGCATCGTTAGCGGCATGTGGAACGCGACGCTGGACAGGCACCGCGTGTTCGAGGCGATGGAGatggtcgtcttcctccgcacCGGCGTCCGCCCGCGCTCGTGGGACGAGCCGGACGCCGCCTGGACGGAGGACTACGACgaaaccgccgccgtcgccggcggtgacaCTTCGTTGGATACACAGTGA